In the Alteromonas sp. M12 genome, one interval contains:
- a CDS encoding DeoR family transcriptional regulator produces MQKRNTQQRRRAIIERLNERGEVAVDALSKLFSTSEVTIRKDLSELESNGLLLRKFGGAVLLPSESSELTNEKLSSRKKAIAIAAATLIQDHNRIIIDSGSTTAALIPHLAAKRGLVIMTNSLHVANDLLERENEPQVLMTGGTWDQQSHSFQGQMAEQMLRAYNFDQAFLGAAGLDTQRGSTTFNELTSLSRTMAEVSKQVIVMAESEKLQRKIPNVELPWSKISILVTDDGIDEQAKHQIEQHGVNVICAPTLETH; encoded by the coding sequence GTGCAAAAACGCAATACCCAACAACGTCGTAGAGCTATCATTGAGCGTTTAAACGAACGTGGAGAAGTCGCTGTAGACGCTTTATCTAAGCTGTTTTCAACCTCTGAAGTAACGATTCGAAAAGATTTATCAGAACTCGAAAGTAACGGGTTATTGCTCAGAAAATTTGGTGGCGCTGTCTTATTGCCGTCAGAATCTTCTGAATTAACCAATGAAAAGCTTTCGAGTCGAAAGAAAGCTATTGCCATTGCCGCAGCTACTCTTATTCAAGATCATAACCGTATTATTATTGATAGTGGCAGCACTACAGCGGCGTTAATCCCCCATTTAGCCGCCAAACGTGGTTTAGTCATTATGACCAATTCACTGCATGTGGCGAATGACTTATTAGAACGTGAAAACGAGCCGCAAGTGCTAATGACCGGCGGCACATGGGATCAACAGTCTCATTCGTTTCAAGGTCAAATGGCTGAACAAATGCTTCGCGCCTATAATTTCGACCAAGCTTTTTTAGGTGCTGCGGGATTAGATACGCAGCGCGGTTCTACAACTTTCAATGAGTTAACCTCATTGAGCCGCACCATGGCAGAAGTATCAAAACAAGTGATTGTGATGGCGGAATCAGAAAAATTACAGCGCAAAATACCCAATGTGGAATTGCCCTGGTCAAAAATCTCAATATTGGTGACTGATGATGGCATTGATGAACAAGCCAAACATCAAATTGAACAACACGGCGTAAATGTGATTTGCGCTCCAACCCTTGAAACACATTAG
- a CDS encoding reverse transcriptase domain-containing protein, with translation MLKAKHVFTEAAIDTAYSWLCKQRTNFPANADIWHLRFHWHTLRAELLQMLNQQDYTFMPLSMVTNANGTTMHLWSSQDALVLKMLAMALPDALGLSPLCTHIKGHGGLKASVNDIRAALPDYSYVMKTDVKQYYQSIDHTLLLKLLDKEISDPFIWRLLVQFVKRSVEMGGTFKSITCGISRGCSLSPIIAAYYLKALDKKMEGDFRYFYRRYMDDVIVLAKTRWHLRKAVKTVNQHFNLLKVAQARDKTFIGKIVKTFDFLGYRFGLPELALAEKTITNAVNKVRQLYEQKQTAPKRAAALDDYITRWLRWVNAGIVGTPVNVVFCNARTQGLQDLI, from the coding sequence ATGTTAAAAGCCAAACACGTTTTTACTGAAGCCGCTATCGATACCGCTTATTCATGGCTGTGTAAGCAGCGGACTAACTTTCCTGCCAATGCGGATATATGGCATTTGCGTTTTCATTGGCACACCCTGCGGGCAGAGCTACTGCAAATGCTCAACCAGCAAGATTACACCTTTATGCCCTTGAGCATGGTGACCAATGCCAATGGCACCACAATGCATTTGTGGTCGTCGCAAGATGCTTTAGTGTTAAAGATGTTAGCGATGGCCTTACCCGATGCATTAGGCTTATCGCCCCTGTGTACCCACATTAAAGGGCATGGTGGTTTAAAAGCCTCGGTGAATGATATTCGCGCAGCCCTGCCTGATTACTCCTACGTAATGAAAACTGATGTAAAACAGTATTATCAATCCATAGACCATACTCTATTACTTAAACTGCTAGATAAAGAAATTAGCGACCCGTTTATTTGGCGTTTGCTGGTGCAGTTTGTAAAACGCAGTGTTGAGATGGGTGGAACGTTTAAATCGATTACATGTGGTATATCAAGGGGCTGCTCACTCTCACCGATAATCGCAGCCTATTACTTAAAGGCCTTAGATAAAAAGATGGAAGGTGACTTCCGTTATTTTTATCGCAGGTACATGGATGACGTCATTGTATTGGCAAAAACACGCTGGCACTTACGTAAGGCCGTCAAAACAGTTAATCAGCACTTCAATCTACTTAAAGTTGCACAAGCGCGAGATAAGACGTTTATTGGAAAGATTGTTAAAACATTCGATTTTTTGGGTTATCGATTTGGCCTGCCAGAACTAGCCTTGGCAGAAAAAACGATAACTAACGCGGTGAATAAAGTGCGTCAGCTTTATGAGCAAAAGCAAACGGCTCCAAAAAGAGCCGCTGCGCTTGATGACTATATTACCCGCTGGTTACGTTGGGTAAATGCAGGGATAGTGGGAACGCCAGTTAATGTTGTTTTCTGTAACGCGAGAACCCAAGGCCTGCAAGACCTAATATAA
- the rnr gene encoding ribonuclease R, which produces MNQTASISATHPANVRTYDNPIPGREFILSLFSNVKKHLNREQIADALALHSSQDKEALRRRLRAMERDGQLSFQRKGYQLIDPESLVSGVINIHPDGFGFVTYSESEKDLFIPKNQLNHVFDGDIVQVLIEPTKNAKRAFNTLIKVLERNTTHIVGLLQRESKGYVLQSDNSKISHIIQVDKSKLNQARVGQYVNAKILNYPNFRQHTQVEITDVLGNVSDAGIDSKLALYRHGISAQWDNTLLEAASALGTQVSEKDKTQRVDYRSLPFVTIDGADAKDFDDAVYCEKLETGEWRLLVAIADVSHYVLPNDDLDIEAQQRATSIYLPDQVVPMLPEALSNGLCSLNPDEDRLVMVCEMTINQKGLVSNAQFSEGLIKSHARLTYNQANALVTKPGSKLGKTISDSNPEIVPHVANLHSLFRVLGKQRKQRGAIEFETQELALKLNKNKNIANISPLKRNDAHRMIEEFMLCANVATAQFLERNKIPSLFRVHAGPQQKKLTALRAFLSDKGLNLGGGDKPTPHHYNNLLKKVSKRADAKVIQTLLLRSQSQAEYSPNNQGHFGLAYDAYAHFTSPIRRYPDLLTHRAIRAKIRKQQKRTGLQWVLRQLKLDKLQNKTLPKTAYPYNSEEIDLLSVHCSNQSRLADIVSREVENAMMCKYMQPFIGNSFEACISGMNSSGLFVTLAQSGAEGLVHIASLPGQGFNFDANKQKLTNNHHEFEIGNEVTVVLKDVDSLNRKMNFELPLDSSAVV; this is translated from the coding sequence TTGAATCAAACCGCATCAATTTCAGCAACTCACCCTGCAAATGTTAGAACCTATGACAACCCTATTCCTGGTCGTGAATTTATATTAAGCCTGTTTAGCAACGTCAAAAAACACCTAAACCGCGAACAAATCGCCGATGCATTAGCATTGCACTCCTCACAAGATAAAGAGGCACTAAGAAGACGTTTGCGCGCCATGGAACGTGATGGTCAGCTATCATTTCAGCGCAAGGGCTATCAACTCATCGATCCAGAATCACTGGTAAGTGGCGTCATCAATATTCACCCGGATGGCTTCGGATTCGTCACTTATAGCGAGTCTGAAAAAGACTTATTTATACCCAAAAATCAATTAAATCACGTATTTGACGGTGATATTGTTCAGGTACTTATTGAACCCACAAAAAATGCAAAACGTGCTTTCAATACGCTGATTAAAGTGCTCGAACGCAACACCACTCACATTGTTGGTTTGCTCCAACGTGAGAGTAAAGGTTACGTCTTGCAGTCAGATAACAGCAAGATTTCACACATTATCCAGGTTGATAAGAGTAAGCTCAATCAAGCACGCGTCGGTCAGTATGTGAATGCAAAAATCCTAAATTACCCTAATTTTCGCCAACACACACAAGTTGAAATTACTGACGTACTAGGTAACGTTAGCGATGCCGGAATAGACAGCAAACTTGCCCTTTATCGACACGGTATTTCAGCTCAATGGGATAACACCCTACTTGAAGCAGCAAGCGCTTTGGGTACGCAAGTGTCTGAAAAAGATAAAACCCAGCGCGTAGATTATCGCTCTCTGCCATTTGTGACCATTGATGGTGCCGATGCGAAAGACTTTGATGATGCGGTTTATTGTGAAAAGTTAGAAACTGGCGAATGGCGTCTATTGGTTGCAATAGCAGATGTTTCTCACTACGTTCTGCCAAACGATGATTTAGATATTGAGGCGCAACAACGAGCGACATCAATTTATCTTCCAGATCAGGTTGTTCCTATGTTACCTGAAGCCTTGTCCAACGGACTTTGCTCGCTAAACCCAGATGAAGATCGCTTAGTGATGGTTTGCGAAATGACAATTAATCAAAAAGGGCTAGTTAGCAACGCTCAGTTTTCTGAGGGCTTGATTAAGTCTCATGCTCGATTAACATACAATCAAGCCAATGCACTTGTTACTAAACCAGGTAGTAAGCTGGGTAAGACAATTTCCGATTCCAATCCAGAAATAGTGCCACATGTTGCAAACTTACACTCCTTGTTTAGAGTTTTAGGCAAACAACGCAAACAACGAGGTGCAATTGAATTCGAAACACAAGAACTCGCGCTTAAACTCAACAAAAATAAAAACATCGCCAACATATCACCGCTGAAGCGCAACGACGCGCATCGAATGATAGAAGAGTTCATGCTTTGCGCCAATGTCGCCACTGCGCAGTTTTTAGAACGTAACAAAATTCCGAGTTTATTTAGAGTACATGCCGGTCCGCAACAGAAAAAGTTAACGGCACTTCGCGCATTTTTGTCAGACAAAGGTTTAAACCTCGGCGGCGGAGATAAGCCAACACCTCATCACTATAATAATTTATTAAAAAAGGTGAGTAAAAGAGCGGATGCAAAGGTGATTCAAACCTTGTTACTTCGCTCACAAAGTCAGGCGGAATATTCGCCAAATAATCAAGGACACTTTGGTTTAGCTTACGACGCCTATGCCCATTTCACTTCGCCAATTAGGCGCTACCCTGATTTATTAACTCACCGTGCAATTCGCGCAAAGATTCGAAAACAACAAAAAAGAACGGGGTTGCAATGGGTATTACGCCAATTAAAGTTGGATAAATTGCAAAATAAGACACTGCCTAAAACGGCATATCCCTATAACTCCGAAGAGATTGATCTTTTATCAGTGCATTGCTCTAACCAATCGCGCTTAGCAGACATCGTTAGTCGCGAAGTTGAAAACGCAATGATGTGCAAGTATATGCAACCTTTTATCGGCAATTCTTTTGAAGCATGTATATCGGGAATGAACAGCTCAGGTTTATTTGTTACGTTAGCGCAATCTGGTGCCGAAGGCCTAGTGCACATTGCAAGTTTGCCCGGTCAAGGATTTAACTTTGACGCAAATAAGCAAAAATTAACCAACAACCATCATGAATTTGAAATAGGGAATGAAGTCACCGTTGTGTTAAAGGACGTTGACTCACTTAACCGTAAAATGAATTTCGAACTCCCTTTAGATTCCTCTGCAGTCGTTTAA
- a CDS encoding GGDEF domain-containing protein, producing MKLLIYICILVTMLTTKDVVALTKDEYFHAYRDVLQGAPTNKQELAVLIEKSSVLSDSSPVASIYIALLDSLIDHPTGFEMYSTVSQEISAKVKSTHPSLFYRHQILEAYNLGINGDWDLAHRAIENIISNSVDSDEELYFDAVAAKSTFLARMGLIRASLNEISRVLDQLPSLKNKHFFGDGAIQNAELLIGLSMSYLGEYEKAIELCSRTQGFFKERPMASPHRYYQISMDCQRRSFKEVDKSKQAYMILDEYIAYAENIRDWETYVYGLTLKIDDYYQNEKEIAAINLIESTQEFVSTLPESYDKATYDIARFKSAVVRGQLGLAKQLSIELSERLKNIAEGDLLSAGFNAIQADLFVATGEMERAIDSLRQSKSYYQSLYFQTDNRKELFSDYYESALAERKLQLVSKEHEFSKLKLLSSSRLNTLLITGLILLTLALMVISYLFIVQRKLKKEQAKLASTDPLTGIRNRRSLLSAIDLEVDKAKRHKQSLSLALIDLDYFKTINDKYGHDYGDELLQKFTHFLESVIRETDVFGRYGGEEFIICLPMTSALEAERILNDILNGYRKLQIGADIKNQTFSAGITEYNNGETTSLLISQCDKALYKAKHDGRGRIYTHKK from the coding sequence GTGAAGTTGCTTATTTATATTTGCATACTGGTAACGATGTTAACGACGAAGGATGTGGTTGCATTGACAAAAGATGAGTATTTTCATGCCTATCGAGACGTCCTACAGGGCGCACCAACAAACAAACAAGAATTAGCTGTGCTTATAGAGAAGTCGTCGGTGTTATCTGACTCAAGCCCAGTCGCTTCAATTTACATCGCATTGCTTGACTCGCTGATTGACCATCCCACGGGATTCGAAATGTACTCTACGGTGTCTCAAGAAATATCAGCAAAGGTCAAATCGACTCATCCATCGCTGTTTTACAGGCATCAAATACTTGAAGCTTACAATTTAGGTATCAATGGCGATTGGGACTTAGCACACCGCGCTATAGAAAACATCATTTCCAATTCTGTTGACAGCGATGAAGAGCTTTATTTTGACGCCGTAGCGGCAAAGTCTACGTTTTTGGCACGTATGGGGCTGATTCGCGCCTCATTAAATGAAATATCACGTGTTCTCGACCAATTACCTTCGTTAAAAAATAAACACTTTTTTGGTGATGGCGCTATCCAGAATGCCGAGCTTCTAATAGGACTAAGCATGTCTTATCTGGGTGAATACGAAAAAGCAATAGAGCTTTGTTCTAGGACTCAAGGCTTCTTTAAAGAGCGCCCGATGGCCAGCCCCCACAGATATTATCAAATCTCAATGGATTGTCAGCGGCGAAGTTTTAAGGAGGTAGACAAGTCGAAGCAAGCTTACATGATTCTTGATGAATATATTGCATATGCGGAGAATATACGTGACTGGGAAACTTATGTTTATGGGCTTACTCTAAAAATTGATGATTATTATCAAAATGAAAAAGAAATAGCTGCAATAAATCTTATCGAAAGTACTCAAGAGTTTGTTTCAACATTGCCAGAGTCGTACGACAAAGCCACATATGATATTGCTCGTTTCAAGTCAGCAGTGGTTCGAGGGCAACTTGGACTCGCAAAGCAACTGTCAATAGAGCTTAGTGAGCGCTTGAAGAATATTGCAGAAGGAGATTTGTTAAGTGCAGGGTTCAATGCTATACAAGCCGACCTATTTGTAGCAACAGGGGAGATGGAGCGCGCTATCGACTCGCTAAGACAAAGCAAAAGCTATTACCAATCTCTTTACTTTCAAACCGATAACCGAAAGGAGCTGTTTAGCGACTATTACGAGAGTGCCTTAGCAGAGAGAAAATTGCAGTTGGTATCAAAAGAGCATGAATTTTCTAAGCTAAAGTTATTGAGCAGTAGCAGACTAAACACTTTATTAATAACTGGGCTTATACTGTTAACATTAGCCCTGATGGTTATCAGCTATCTCTTCATTGTTCAAAGAAAACTTAAAAAAGAGCAGGCGAAACTTGCATCAACAGATCCACTTACTGGTATTCGTAACAGAAGAAGCTTATTGAGTGCAATAGATCTTGAGGTGGATAAAGCCAAGAGACATAAACAATCTCTGTCTTTAGCATTGATCGATCTGGATTATTTCAAAACCATAAATGACAAATATGGACACGATTATGGTGACGAGTTATTACAAAAGTTTACTCACTTTTTAGAAAGCGTTATCAGGGAAACTGATGTATTTGGAAGATATGGTGGAGAGGAGTTCATTATTTGCCTTCCAATGACCTCCGCTTTGGAGGCCGAAAGGATCTTGAATGATATTCTCAATGGCTATCGTAAACTTCAAATAGGGGCCGATATAAAAAATCAAACTTTTTCAGCGGGAATTACTGAATATAATAATGGGGAAACAACATCTTTGTTAATTAGTCAATGTGATAAGGCGTTGTACAAAGCAAAACACGATGGTCGTGGAAGAATTTACACTCATAAAAAGTAG
- a CDS encoding ATP-binding protein, with product MFERFAKKNLLDALSDTPVVLIHGSRQCGKTTLAQLVGEKQGYYYLTFDDTNQLNSAKNDPVGFIDNLPEKVIIDEVQRAPEIFTSIKASVDKNRKPGRFILTGSANVLLLPKLSDSLAGRVEIIHLRALSKAEIIGRQSSVMLSIFTRTLDQNVKTTGYVKLGKKINTLITAGGYPSALSRTSENRKMAWYRDFTNTIIQRDIQDIASIQNISILPKLLQLCASQTARLFNVSDLASPFSVSRPTIKEYITLLEQIFLVEQIQPWHTNRLSRLIKTPKIHLADTGLACALLNVKSDDLEKDRSLLGQLLETYVYQELQKYASWQDNNIDIYHFRNKDKVEVDFVIQDGKYITGIEVKASATIQLSDFKGLIKLRDAVNDCFANGVVFYDGDTILSFGDRLFAIPYAAFLAS from the coding sequence ATGTTTGAACGTTTCGCTAAAAAAAATTTATTAGATGCGCTTAGTGACACACCTGTTGTGCTAATTCATGGTTCTCGTCAATGTGGTAAAACAACGCTCGCACAACTTGTAGGTGAAAAGCAGGGCTATTACTATCTGACCTTTGATGATACTAACCAACTCAACTCTGCAAAAAACGACCCTGTGGGTTTTATCGATAATTTACCAGAAAAAGTCATTATCGACGAAGTCCAGCGTGCTCCAGAAATATTTACAAGTATTAAGGCTAGCGTTGATAAAAATAGAAAACCTGGACGTTTTATACTAACTGGCTCGGCAAACGTTTTACTCCTTCCAAAGTTATCGGATTCGCTCGCGGGTAGGGTAGAAATTATTCACCTAAGAGCGTTATCGAAAGCTGAAATTATTGGTCGCCAATCCAGCGTCATGCTAAGCATATTTACACGCACCTTAGATCAAAATGTCAAAACAACTGGATATGTAAAACTTGGGAAAAAGATTAACACGTTAATCACTGCTGGCGGCTACCCTTCTGCACTTAGCCGAACTAGTGAAAACAGGAAAATGGCATGGTATCGAGATTTTACTAACACTATTATTCAACGAGATATTCAGGATATTGCCAGTATTCAGAATATAAGCATACTCCCGAAATTACTTCAGCTCTGCGCCAGTCAGACTGCTAGATTGTTCAACGTATCTGACTTAGCGTCCCCCTTTTCAGTAAGCCGCCCCACTATAAAAGAATACATTACATTACTTGAACAAATATTCTTAGTTGAGCAAATTCAGCCATGGCACACTAACCGCTTGAGTCGTTTAATCAAGACCCCCAAAATACATTTAGCAGACACGGGATTAGCGTGTGCCTTACTTAACGTAAAAAGTGATGACTTGGAGAAAGATAGAAGTTTGTTAGGACAGCTTCTTGAAACTTACGTGTATCAAGAATTACAAAAATATGCCAGTTGGCAAGACAACAATATAGATATTTACCATTTCAGGAACAAAGACAAAGTAGAGGTCGATTTTGTTATACAAGACGGCAAGTATATTACTGGTATAGAAGTGAAAGCGTCTGCGACCATCCAATTAAGTGATTTCAAGGGACTCATTAAGTTACGTGATGCGGTTAACGACTGTTTTGCAAATGGTGTTGTATTTTACGACGGAGATACAATACTCTCTTTTGGTGACCGCTTATTTGCAATCCCTTATGCTGCATTTTTAGCGAGTTGA
- a CDS encoding HDOD domain-containing protein, protein MFEKLISRLFKRTTPKPAVKTPLVKTSAAIDSAKSGLPEVTKQASPAESNLPDIPVPAKSITLSVASFNRLEFLFYDYLLGPSETSTTLNPLEQYILTRVNHALKNPQDVLTHFPVLPQSVLTLTNLLNDPDFNLTEFIKVIEQEPSIASELMKKANSPAYKRGNNEITDLQKAFMLMGAKDIKEFVLNGFVKNLCHQKPIYFKAFGEKVWLHSQEVAVLAKTLAQARNLNADAAYIIGLMHDLGKIVIFQFMVEAFQKSHPDFKQDSLVFKKFLSQRSMLLSVELMKIWEMPSLIIEVVKDQTISISKISELSPLSATLFEANLMSEISLTFQAGDYDELALEEMLAEALLSDQAKDLLKQNLGILPPTEN, encoded by the coding sequence ATGTTTGAAAAATTGATCTCTCGCTTGTTTAAGCGCACAACACCCAAACCAGCGGTTAAAACTCCGTTAGTCAAGACGTCTGCGGCTATAGATTCGGCAAAAAGTGGCTTACCGGAAGTAACAAAACAAGCGAGTCCTGCTGAATCTAATTTACCTGATATTCCAGTACCTGCAAAAAGTATCACTCTTAGCGTTGCTTCATTTAACCGCTTGGAGTTTCTGTTCTACGATTATTTGTTAGGGCCATCTGAAACCAGTACCACCTTAAATCCCCTAGAACAATATATCTTAACTCGGGTGAATCACGCCCTTAAAAATCCGCAAGACGTGTTAACTCATTTCCCAGTTCTGCCGCAGTCTGTGCTGACCTTAACTAATTTATTGAACGATCCCGACTTTAACTTGACTGAATTCATCAAAGTGATTGAACAAGAGCCGAGTATTGCAAGCGAGCTGATGAAAAAAGCCAACAGCCCTGCTTATAAACGTGGAAATAATGAAATCACCGATCTGCAAAAAGCGTTTATGTTGATGGGTGCAAAAGATATAAAAGAATTTGTTTTAAATGGTTTTGTAAAAAACTTATGTCATCAAAAACCGATTTATTTTAAAGCATTTGGAGAAAAAGTTTGGTTGCATAGCCAAGAGGTAGCGGTGCTTGCCAAAACCCTAGCCCAAGCGCGCAATTTGAATGCTGATGCTGCCTATATTATTGGCTTGATGCATGATTTAGGCAAAATCGTTATTTTCCAATTTATGGTTGAAGCGTTTCAAAAAAGTCATCCAGACTTCAAACAAGATTCATTGGTGTTTAAGAAATTTCTCAGTCAGCGCTCTATGTTGCTCAGTGTTGAGCTAATGAAAATATGGGAAATGCCTTCTTTAATAATCGAAGTGGTAAAAGACCAAACTATATCCATATCTAAGATCTCAGAGCTCTCGCCACTCTCGGCGACACTTTTTGAAGCTAACTTAATGAGTGAGATCAGTCTTACCTTCCAAGCAGGTGATTACGACGAGTTGGCGTTAGAAGAAATGCTTGCAGAAGCATTATTGAGTGACCAAGCCAAAGACCTGCTAAAACAAAACCTTGGAATATTGCCGCCTACCGAGAATTAA
- the glmS gene encoding glutamine--fructose-6-phosphate transaminase (isomerizing) gives MCGIVGAIAERNVVEILLEGLRRLEYRGYDSAGVAVLDGNGNLTRERQIGKVKALSDAIEANPVKGSTGIAHTRWATHGGVTQKNAHPHFSNDRIAVVHNGIIENYEDLRADLQAKGYTFGSDTDTETIAHTVHEELKNGKDLLQAVQDSVSQFHGAYGTVIMDKMDANRVIVARSGSPLVIGLGIGENFIASDQMALLPVTRRFMFLEEGDVAEITRTSIKVYDAAGTLVERDVFDSDIEHDAGDKGGYRHYMLKEIHEQPIVVRNTLQDRLGESDLVEGIFGAGSEAILKDIKHVQIIACGTSYHAGMTARYWLEQYANVSCNVEIASEFRYRKSVVHPNSLLVTISQSGETADTLAALRLAKNVGYMSSLAICNVPGSSLVRESDMAFMTLAGAEIGVASTKAFTTQLTGFLMLTLALGKYNGMSEIDKKSIVSGLHSLPAKLEETLSLTAGIEDLAEEFADKQHSLFLGRGDQYPIAMEGALKLKEISYIHAEAYASGELKHGPLALIDDEMPVIVVAPNNELLEKLKSNVEEVRARGGIMYVFADRQAKFASDDTMRVINVPHCEPAIAPIVYTLPLQLLSYYVAVIKGTDVDQPRNLAKSVTVE, from the coding sequence ATGTGTGGGATAGTAGGCGCAATTGCCGAACGCAACGTAGTTGAAATATTGTTAGAAGGACTGAGACGACTCGAGTATCGCGGATACGATTCAGCTGGAGTGGCAGTGTTGGATGGCAACGGCAACTTGACCCGTGAACGTCAGATTGGAAAAGTAAAAGCACTAAGTGATGCGATTGAAGCGAATCCAGTGAAAGGTTCTACCGGTATAGCGCATACTCGCTGGGCAACCCATGGCGGTGTTACTCAGAAAAATGCACACCCACACTTTTCAAATGACCGGATTGCCGTGGTGCATAACGGCATCATTGAAAACTATGAAGATCTGCGTGCCGATTTACAAGCCAAAGGTTATACCTTTGGTTCAGATACCGACACTGAAACCATTGCTCACACGGTTCACGAAGAGCTTAAAAATGGCAAAGATCTGCTACAAGCAGTGCAAGATTCTGTGAGCCAATTTCATGGTGCTTACGGTACCGTGATTATGGACAAAATGGACGCAAATCGCGTTATTGTTGCTCGTTCAGGCAGTCCATTGGTAATAGGTTTGGGGATTGGCGAGAATTTTATCGCATCAGACCAAATGGCTTTATTGCCGGTTACTCGTCGTTTTATGTTCTTAGAAGAAGGCGACGTCGCAGAGATAACTCGTACAAGCATCAAAGTATACGATGCTGCAGGTACGTTGGTAGAGCGCGATGTATTCGATTCAGATATTGAACATGATGCTGGCGACAAAGGCGGATATCGTCATTATATGCTCAAGGAAATCCATGAGCAGCCCATAGTTGTGCGCAATACTCTGCAAGATCGCTTAGGTGAGAGTGACTTAGTTGAAGGGATATTTGGGGCAGGTTCTGAGGCCATCTTAAAAGATATTAAACATGTGCAAATTATCGCATGTGGTACTAGTTATCATGCCGGTATGACGGCGCGCTATTGGCTGGAACAATATGCCAACGTATCTTGTAACGTTGAAATTGCTTCTGAGTTTCGTTATCGCAAATCAGTGGTACACCCTAACAGCTTGTTGGTGACTATTTCTCAATCTGGTGAAACTGCCGATACCTTAGCCGCGCTAAGATTAGCCAAAAACGTCGGTTATATGTCGAGTTTGGCGATATGTAATGTGCCAGGTTCATCGTTAGTGCGCGAATCTGACATGGCGTTTATGACCTTAGCAGGTGCAGAAATAGGCGTTGCTTCTACCAAAGCGTTCACCACTCAGTTGACTGGTTTCTTGATGCTGACATTGGCCCTAGGTAAGTACAATGGCATGTCTGAAATAGATAAGAAGTCGATTGTTAGTGGCTTACACAGCTTGCCAGCTAAACTTGAAGAAACCTTGAGTTTAACCGCTGGAATTGAAGATTTAGCCGAAGAGTTTGCCGATAAACAACACAGCCTTTTCTTAGGCCGAGGTGATCAATACCCGATTGCTATGGAAGGTGCGTTAAAGCTCAAAGAAATTTCTTACATCCACGCTGAAGCCTACGCATCTGGAGAACTAAAACACGGACCTCTGGCGTTAATCGATGACGAAATGCCAGTAATAGTCGTTGCTCCTAATAACGAACTTTTAGAAAAGTTAAAATCCAATGTAGAAGAAGTGCGCGCCCGAGGCGGTATTATGTATGTGTTCGCCGATAGGCAAGCAAAATTCGCCAGTGACGACACCATGCGAGTTATTAATGTGCCTCATTGTGAGCCAGCTATCGCACCAATCGTGTACACACTGCCCTTACAATTACTTTCCTACTACGTAGCCGTAATTAAAGGTACAGATGTTGACCAACCGCGAAACTTGGCCAAGTCAGTTACTGTTGAATAG